A single window of Botrytis cinerea B05.10 chromosome 15, complete sequence DNA harbors:
- the Bcpom33 gene encoding Bcpom33 — protein sequence MAPPPSASLPLQERLIQLAQTLQFAWFVGHVSLLFCILRYGLSYITFNYYSRWATFSYRTAFISAAVTYGIVVYKAFRARARAGKANQAGLISLIADENVQYLAMALVWLFNKQYPLAMLPFGVYSVFHVATYTRTNLIPTLQPAPQGTDPKAAPKPNATADTIGKFVKEYYDTSMGLVALLEIILWARIFLSAIAFQSGSWILIVIYTAFLRSRFAQSAFVQGQFRQVESRIDSLVSAQSTPPAARQVWEAIKGAAKTFHDATDIGKYVAGAQAQKKTS from the exons ATGGCTCCCCCACCTTCTgcctctctcccccttcaGGAGAGGCTCATACAACTCGCGCAAACATTGCAGT TTGCTTGGTTTGTAGG ACACGTCTCGCTCCTATTCTGCATTCTCAGATACGGCCTTTCGTACATAACTTTCAACTACTACTCGAGATGGGCTACCTTTTCTTATCGTACCGCCTTTATCTCTGCCGCCGTTACCTACGGCATCGTGGTTTACAAGGCATTCCGTGCTCGCGCCAGAGCTGGAAAGGCAAATCAAGCTGGTTTGATCTCTCTTATCGCTGATGAGAATGTTCAATACTTGG CCATGGCACTCGTGTGGCTCTTTAACAAGCAATACCCTCTTGCCATGCTTCCATTCGGTGTTTACTCGGTCTTCCACGTCGCAACTTATACCCGTACCAACCTCATCCCAACTCTCCAACCAGCTCCACAAGGTACCGACCCTAAGGCTGCTCCAAAGCCAAACGCTACGGCCGATACCATTGGCAAGTTCGTCAAGGAATACTATGACACATCCATGGGACTTGTTGCTCTTCTCGAAATCATCCTCTGGGCTCGTATCTTCCTCTCCGCTATTGCATTCCAATCTGGTTCctggattttgattgttatCTACACTGCCTTCCTTCGTTCAAGATTCGCTCAAAGCGCATTTGTTCAAGGACAATTCAGACAAGTAGAGTCAAGAATTGACAGCCTTGTTAGTGCCCAATCTACTCCTCCAGCAGCAAGACAAGTTTGGGAAGCTATTAAGGGTGCCGCTAAAACTTTCCACGATGCTACCGACATCGGAAAGTATGTTGCCGGTGCCCAAGCTCAAAAGAAGACTTCGTAA